The nucleotide sequence CTTCCATTGCTGCCCCCATCAAGGTTCCGGGCGGACGGCCGGCGGCGATCGCCGTCGTCTATATCCGCCTGGACCAGGACGCCGACGCCGTTGGAAAGGCCTTGGCAGCCAGTGCTGCACGCATCGAAAGCCAACTGGCCTGAACCTTTCCTTCCAGGTCAAGCGGCGTGCCCCACAGCACAAGACTCCAAGGCCAGGGCACCGAATACTCGAAGAAGGACCGGACACGCCGTCCGCTCCTTCTTTCGAGCACGAGAAGGAATCCATGAGCCTGAATCTTCTTGACACCTCCAACTGGCTGCCGCTGGACGGACTGGCCCCCGGCTTCGACGCCAACAAGGCCCCCGCCGTACAGGACCTGGCCGGGCAACAATTCTCCGTCCGCGGCGACGGAGGACCCATGACCTTCAGCTTCGACGACGAAGAAGTGCAATGGGCTGCCGCCGGCCACGCAGGAACAGCCGCCTACGAAGCCTTCGTTGTAGCCGAGGAGCTGTATTACTGCCAATGGCAGAGCGTCCTGGAACCGGAACTCGCCGTATCCCTGGTCCTTGATCTTGCGCGGGGCCGGGCGCTCTACATCGGCGCCGCGCTCGGCAGGGCCACCGCCTCCAGTGTCGCCGTGCACCACGACTTCCGCCCCGGAACACTGGACGGTTATTCCGCCACGGGCGAGGCCATCTCGGAAAGCACGGCACTCATCGGCCGGCGCGTCGAATGGGTCTACAGCGAATCACACGCCTACGAACACATCTACCTCAGCCCCACCTGGTACACCTGGCAATGCCTCGCCGGTCCGGAGCGCGGATTGGCAGACACCGACTCCAACACCGTTCTCCAGGTCCGCCCCGGAATCTTCGTCTTCACCTGGCGGGAGAAGGTCATCCCGTGCGGCTCGGTCACAGTGGCCGACCACCGCGATCCCCGCGCCATCCGCTCCCACGGCAGCCTCTTCGGCTGGAACGAGGAAGGCACGGAACCCGTGCATTTCACGTTCGGCGCACACGGCCGCTTGATCAGCATCACCCACCACACCCCGGAACTGAATCCGGCCATAGCGGGCTAGTACGGGAGGGTGGAACAAAGGAAGCCCCGGCACGGAGAACGTGCCGGGGCTTCCTTTGCGGGCCTCAGAGGATCAGTCCTCCGAGCCATGCCCGATCCGGGCGTACAGCGCAGGCTGCGAGCGCCGCAGGCGCAGGCCCCACACCACGCCCACGACTCCTGGAAGCAGGACCAACAGCGGCAGGACGAACGTGGCAGCCGTCGACTCCGTCTGTCCCAGCAAGACGTTGAAGTTGGCCAGGATGAGCACGAAAACCACTGCGAGCAATACGAAGCCCAGTGCCGGCGCAACGACCCTGACCCACAGGCTCGCGCCGTGCTGCTGCCGGCGGAAGAAGCCGATCACGGCAACCGACACCACGGTCATCAGCAGCACCAGCCCCATGGCCCCGCTGTTGGTCAGCCACGTGAACATGGTCAGCACGGGGTACAGTTCGCCGAGTTCGGAACCGGATCCTGCGATGGCGAACGCCAGGGTCACGACGACGGCGATCACCGTCTGCGCCAGCGAACCGGCGTACGGCGCCCCGCTGCCGGCCCGGACCTTGGCCAGCGCCGAAGGCAGGACGCGCTCGCGGCCGAGGGAGAAGAAGTACCGCGCTACGGCGTTGTGGAAGCTGACAAGTGCTGCGAAGAGGCTGGTGACGAAGAGGAGCTGGGCGATGTCGCTGAGCAGCACGCCTCCGTTGGCACCCAGGAACGCAAAGATCATGTCCGGACCATTCTCTGTGGCCGTCGCAATGACGGCGGAGGGGCCGGCCCCCATGGTCATGGCCCAGGCCGATACCGCGTAGAAGACGGCGATGATTCCCACAGCTGCGAACGTTGCCCTCGCAACAGTACGCCGGGGATCCTTTGACTCCTCACCGTAGATGGCGGCGGATTCGAAGCCCATGAACGCCGCAATGCCGAAAGACAGGACGGCTCCGATCCCGGGCACAAACAGCGTCTCCGGGCTGAAGGTGGCAGCGCTGACACCTTCCGGGGCCACGGCGAGGCTGATGACGTCGTAAACGATGACCACCAGGAATTCGAGGGCCACCAGGACGCCGAGTACCTTGGCGGAGAGGTCAACCCTGTTGACACCCAGCCAGCCGACGATGGCGATGCAGACCAGCACCGGGATCCACCATGGGACAATGATGCCCAGTCGCGCGGAAAGCAGCGAAGAAACCGTGAAGCCGAACAGTCCGTAGATGCCTACCTGCATCAGGTTGTAGGCCATGAGGGCAACCAGTGACGCGCCCACGCCCGCAGGCCGCGAAATGCCTTGTGCTATGTAGGCGTAGAAGGCGCCCGCGTTGGTGACATAGCGGCTCATGGCCGCATAGCCCACCGCGAAGAGCGCCAGGATTCCGCCCAGGACCAGGAAGGACAATGGAACACCCGTCACGCCGGTCACAGCGAAAGTCGTGGTCACTCCGCCCGCGAGGACGGTCAACGGCGCAGAGGCCGCGATAATCATGAAGGTCACTGCCGGTACGCCAAGCCGTCTCTTGCTTTCGACCGTTCGGGCGGTCGTGCCCATAACGGGGTTATCCACGCTCATAGTGTGCTCCTGCCTCGGCGCCGCGGGAGATGTGCGCGGCACGATGTCTGTCATTCCGCAATCTTCCACCGCACGGCGGGTGCGTGACTTGTCTCACACGGCAAGGAGCTTGTCGCTGCACGCAAGCACGTTCGCGCCCGGGCGCCGGTGTAGAATCGTGGGCAAGCTCACATCCGCGCCACCGGCGTTCTTGCCTCCTGGCAGCGGCACCACGGGCCATTGAAAGGGAACTTGATGACCGTCGCGGCTGATACGGGCCCCGCAACCGTGGAAACCATCGTGGCGGAGTCGTTCCAGGAGTGGAGCAGGGCAATCTCCGCTTCCTTCGTACCCCTGCTGGCCCAGGGGCCACGCAATTCGACATTCCACGGAACCATGCGCGCCCGCGTCCTGGGACAGATCTCGGTGGTGGAAATCACCGCCGGACCCCACACCGTACTGCGCACCCCGGAGCTGATTGCCAAGTCCACGGGCCGCTTCTTCAAGCTCAGCATCCAGCTCAGTGGATCGGGTCGCCTGGTTCAGGACGATCGCGAAGCCGTCTTGCGCCCGGGGGACCTCTCCATCTACGACACCTCCCGCCCCTATCAACTAACGTTCGACGACGACTTCCGCACTTTGGTGCTCATGTTTCCGCATGTCCTGCTGGACTTGCCGGCCGAGGCCATGGGCCACGTCACTGCGTTGCGGATACCCGGCGACGAAGGCCTGGGGGAATTGATCAGCCCGTTCCTGGTGAAACTGGCCGACAACCTCGATGCCCTCTCCGGCACCAACGGGCTCCGGCTGGTCCACAACGCACTGGATCTGGTGACCACCTTGTTCAACGGCGAACTCGATCAACTGATCGAAACCGGCCGGGACCCACACCTGCTGCTCCTGGGGCGTATCCACGACTACATTGAAGCCAACCTCGGAGATCCCGGACTCTCCCCCGGAACCATAGCGGCGGCCCACTACATCTCCACCCGGCACCT is from Paenarthrobacter nicotinovorans and encodes:
- a CDS encoding MoaF C-terminal domain-containing protein, whose translation is MSLNLLDTSNWLPLDGLAPGFDANKAPAVQDLAGQQFSVRGDGGPMTFSFDDEEVQWAAAGHAGTAAYEAFVVAEELYYCQWQSVLEPELAVSLVLDLARGRALYIGAALGRATASSVAVHHDFRPGTLDGYSATGEAISESTALIGRRVEWVYSESHAYEHIYLSPTWYTWQCLAGPERGLADTDSNTVLQVRPGIFVFTWREKVIPCGSVTVADHRDPRAIRSHGSLFGWNEEGTEPVHFTFGAHGRLISITHHTPELNPAIAG
- a CDS encoding APC family permease; this encodes MSVDNPVMGTTARTVESKRRLGVPAVTFMIIAASAPLTVLAGGVTTTFAVTGVTGVPLSFLVLGGILALFAVGYAAMSRYVTNAGAFYAYIAQGISRPAGVGASLVALMAYNLMQVGIYGLFGFTVSSLLSARLGIIVPWWIPVLVCIAIVGWLGVNRVDLSAKVLGVLVALEFLVVIVYDVISLAVAPEGVSAATFSPETLFVPGIGAVLSFGIAAFMGFESAAIYGEESKDPRRTVARATFAAVGIIAVFYAVSAWAMTMGAGPSAVIATATENGPDMIFAFLGANGGVLLSDIAQLLFVTSLFAALVSFHNAVARYFFSLGRERVLPSALAKVRAGSGAPYAGSLAQTVIAVVVTLAFAIAGSGSELGELYPVLTMFTWLTNSGAMGLVLLMTVVSVAVIGFFRRQQHGASLWVRVVAPALGFVLLAVVFVLILANFNVLLGQTESTAATFVLPLLVLLPGVVGVVWGLRLRRSQPALYARIGHGSED
- a CDS encoding AraC-like ligand-binding domain-containing protein; the encoded protein is MTVAADTGPATVETIVAESFQEWSRAISASFVPLLAQGPRNSTFHGTMRARVLGQISVVEITAGPHTVLRTPELIAKSTGRFFKLSIQLSGSGRLVQDDREAVLRPGDLSIYDTSRPYQLTFDDDFRTLVLMFPHVLLDLPAEAMGHVTALRIPGDEGLGELISPFLVKLADNLDALSGTNGLRLVHNALDLVTTLFNGELDQLIETGRDPHLLLLGRIHDYIEANLGDPGLSPGTIAAAHYISTRHLHDLFQEIGTTVAASIRQRRLERCRRDLRDPVLAERPVTAIAARWGFTDAAHFSRIFRAAFGNSPTGYRNSH